The Pelosinus sp. IPA-1 genome includes the window AAGCATAAATTCCTTTCCAAAGATATAGAACAGAAAAACTAATCAAAGCCGGAGTTCCATTTACTAAAATAAAATTCTGTAAATTAAATAGAGCATGAATTAGTGCTACTATTTAATTCTCGATTTGGAATTAAAACTAAAATTTATAATGCCGTAAATCAGGAGTGAAACCATATGATGATTGCAGAGGTAAGTGAAAGGTTTGATATTTCCCAGGATACACTCCGCTATTATGAACGTATCGGACTAATTCCTCATGTAAATCGCAATAAAAGCGGAGTCAGGGATTACAGGGAAGAAGACTGTAAGTGGGTTGAATTTGCCAAATGTATGCGAAGTGCAGGCCTTCCGATTGAGGTATTGATTGAATATGTTGGACTATTTCAACAGGGCAATGAAACTGCTGAAGCAAGAAAAGAACTTTTAATTGAGCAGCGTAAAGAGCTTATAGTAAAATTGGAAGATATGAAAAAAACGCTGGAACGTCTAGATTATAAAATTGCAAGATATGAACAGGCAGTAACTGAAGCAGAAAAAAATTAGGAATACCAGAGGACTAATTTTTATTATTGATTTGAAACTGAAGAGAATTAACAATTGGATTTTGTAATCGTGATGCAGTTGAACCCTAGTTGTCAATCTCTTGAACAAGTGCTGCTTGATAATCAATATTTCTGTAAACAGGTAGTAATGCTTTGCTTATTATGGACAGGAAAATTAGAGTAAGGCTTTTAAACAAGCAAGCCGAGAGGTAATCTCGGCTTGCTTGTTCTTTTTGAATATAGGATGTTATCTTTCCAATTGGTAACAATGCTATAATGAGTAGTGGATAAAGTCGTTAAAAATATATAAGGAGATATCGTTTTGTTGGGCATATAAAAGATGGAGTTAGTTGACTAGCTATTAGGAAATTTAAAGAGACATAACAGCTCTGTCGACATTAAGAAGTTTTTTTAGAAAACTAGGATTGTTTAAGTTGTATACTATATTCACAGGGGGATTTTAATTGTTACCAAAATCTGCAGCTAAGCGCACATATTTACTAGTCACACTTTTAGTCACTACACTTATGATTTTATTTGCCTACTACGAGGCAGATTCGATCCAGCAACAGGTAATTAAGGAAAAGGAAAAAGAAATACTTGCAATCGCGACAATGTTGGATCAACGGGTACCTCCTGAAGCTGAGAGACTATTACTGGATGATACAATTCGCAAATTGCCCCACAAGGAAAGACTGGCATTGCTCCATCCAATGCTACAGCCAGTTTTGGAAGATATAGGAAAAAGGTTTCCCGGACATGTATTGGGATATGGAGTAGATGAACACCGACTTGCCCTATATCCACCAAGACTCGATTTATTAAATGAACCCTTTGCAGCTGATGAGCAGCGTGCCATAGAGGCTAAGGAACTCATTTTCTTTACCAATGTCAAGAATACCGTTTGGGGTAAACCAATAGTAAATGTATTGCTGCCTAACATAGTCAATGGTGAAGTTGTTTGGTTTGTTTGGGTCAATACAAAAGTTGAAGACGTAGAAAAAGCCTATATGAATGCTATTACTCGTGCAGGAGTGTTGTTTTTTTTAGTTTGGGGCGGAGCATTGCTTATTTTACGATGCAGTTTTCATAGGTTTGAAAATTCACTACAAAATATGGCTATACAAGTTGCAACGCGGGATGACGATGCAAAAAAAATGTCGGAATTTCCGGAGATGGCTCCATTGCTTCATGCCATAACCTCATTAAGAAAAGGTCTTGAGGAAGAATGTTCTGCTAAAAGCCAGCTCAATGCTGAGTTATGGTATCTTAACAGCCAACTTGAATGGAATTGCAAGTTACTGGATATGGCACATGATGCTATCATCGTAAGAGATCTTACCAATAAAATTATCTATTGGAATAATGGAGCTTCGATGTGTTTTGGATGGTCAAAAGAGGAAGCATTAAATGCTATTTCAAATGATCTGCTCAAGACTGTTTTCCAAGAACCTTTAGAATATATTAATAAATCTTTGTTAGAAACAGGCTCTTGGGCGGGTGAGCTCATTCGTACTCGAAAAGACGGGAAACAAGTTATCATTATAAGCTATTGTACCTTATTTAAGGATGAGGCGGGAAAAACAGTATCTATATTGGAAATTAATCATGATATTACGAACCAGCGTCTAGACGAAGAACTCTTTTTAAAAGTATTTCATACAAATCCGCTTATGATGGGAATTGTAAAGCTAAGTGACTGGACCCTTTTAGATGTGAACCAGGTATATCTTGATGCCCTTGGTTTTTCGCGTAAAGATGTCATTGGTAAGACACCAGAGGAAATCGGTTTGTGGCAAGATTATGAGGCAAAAGAATTACGGGACAAACTTAATAATGAGAATGGCACGATTCGAGACTTTGAAATGAAGATACAAGTGAATAATGAAACAAGAATAGTCCTTTTCTCCTGTGAAAACATCTTTCTAGGTGATGAACAGTGCTCTCTAGGAATGTTTACAGACATTACAGAAGTGAGGCGTTATGAAAAGGAAATGGCTCATATGGAACGTATGAATACCATAGGTGAAATGGCAGCTGGTATCGGGCATGAGGTGCGAAATCCTTTAACGACTGTTAGGGGATATTTGCAGTTATTCCGATGTAAGGATGACTTTAGTAAATATCATGATCAGCTCTCCACTATGATTGAGGAGTTAGACCGGGCTAACGATATAATTAGTACTTTTTTATCGTTAGCGAAGAATAAAAGAGTTGAGATGAAACTAGGAAATTTAAATGGTGTAATCAATGAACTTTACCCATTGCTTGAGGCAGATGCTTTCCGAAGAGGCCATGAATTAATGCTAAAACTAGAACCTATTCCGGAGATTGAATTTGATGAAAGTGAAATTAGGCAGCTTATTCTGAACTTGGTTCGCAATGGTGTAGAAGCAATGAATGCTAGCGGAACAGTGACTATTAGCACGATACGCGGTAAGGATCACGTTCTAGTTAAGGTATCAGATACTGGTTCAGGTATTCCACTGGAAGTAATGAAGAAAATTGGTACACCATTTTTCACTACCAAAGAAGAAGGAACTGGTCTGGGACTAGCCGTTTGCTACCGCATTGCCAATAGGCATGGAGCAGAAATCGCGATAACTTCAGGGGAAACAGGGACTACATTTTCAGTTAAGTTTGCTACTATTTAAATACGAGGCCATATTAGTTCAGAAGAAATTAACACTGCCTATGGGCAGGATTCAGGCAAGTCATCTATTCCTCAAGAATTAAATAAGAAACAAAAGGAACTCCACATAGGTAAGAGCATGTTGTGGGAGAATATTTTTGTAGCTTTATTTAAATATAGTTTATAATACTACAGGTTAATAAAGGTTAGAAATTTGATAAGGGGGATGTTTATGGCTCAATATGCGCGAGTAGCCAAATGGATCGTGTTTGCTTTAATAGGTTTACTTGTTCTTACAAGTGTTTGTTTCAGCGCTAATAGGAAAGGCGTAGAAGAATTTCCCGATGTCTTTGTGCATGAAAATACTTCTATTCCGGTGGGGCAAGCTATAGGCAAGCTCATGGTGGCTGGAGGCGATGCAAGCGTAGGAGGAAGGGTAACGGATGGCATTATTGTTGTGGATGGCAACTTAATAATAAAATCTGGGGCAAGGATAAACGGGCGAATTGTCGTACTTGGCGGCAGCACAATGATTGAGCAGGGTGCAAGTATTGAGCATAAGCCATGGATAATCGTGCCACAGGGACATCCCTTGGTACCGGTGGTGGTGGGGGGGCTTTTTCTAATAGGGGCAGCAAGCCTCATTATTCTACCGATGTTATTTTGGATCATTGGTCATTTATTTAAAAGGACTAAGTGGTATTCGCCTATTAAAGAAAAATTCTTGGCGATAGAGCGGCGGTGGCCGGCGCTTTATATTGTAGTAAGCTTAGGCATTAGCGCTTTAATGTTAACGGTGTTTGGCATACTCGCCTGGGAAACCTTATTCCACAACGAAATGGTATTATTTGACGATAGCTTTGTTTGGCTTATACGCTATTTTGCCAATCCTAGCCTAGATAAGATAATGATTATAATTACCGATATAGGCTTTGGCACAAGCTACATTGTAATTGTGGCGATTACTCTTTTACTACTTGCATATCTTAAACGCTGGCGGGAGTTGGGGGCACTGACTATCTGTTTAGCAGGAGGAGCGTTGCTTAGTTATCTGTTGAAAATTTTGTTTCATCGTACTAGGCCAGACTTGTTTCGGGTTGTGCAAGAGACAGGTTATAGCTTCCCAAGTGGTCATGCCTTGGCAACTATGTGTTTCTATGGGATGGTGGCATTTCTAATTATGCGCATCATAGATTCTTGGCGGGGGCGGCTGACTGTTATGACGTTGGCAGTAGTTTTGAGTATGTTAATTGGTATAAGCCGTATTTATTTAGGTGTTCACTACCCCACCGATGTGATAGCAGGATATGCCGCAGGTTCAATGTGGCTTGCTTTTTGTATATCTCTCCTAATGTGGTGGGAGAGAGCGCGAGTGTAGATGATAATAATTCGAAACACTATTTGCTTATTAAGCAAATAGTGTTTTTTTACGGAATCAGAAAGTATAACACTTTCTTGATTCCAAGTAAGAACGACTAAGGCTTCTACCTGCGTCTGAGGACTTGGTACAAGACAAGTCTTTTCTTATCTTTACTTTCTTTTGACATAAAAGAGCTATTTCCTGACGCCATACTTACGATAAATCATGCTAATATCAAGGTGAAAATAGTATGGAGGCGACAACGATGGTGGATTTTACAACTATATTACAAATCAAACTAGGACTAAGTTTGATTTGTAATATAGTTGCATATTTTACCTGCATGTCTTTTGAGAAAGGCATTGAGCTTTTTAAACACTATATAGATCATCACTAGCTACATTTGTTTATCAATTTTTAAAAGTAGGTGAATAGTATGACAGAGGCTTTTCCTCTCTTTACATTTTTTGGGATTTTGCATTGGTTTATTATTATGGCCTAAACTTATAGGATTTAAATAAGAGCATTCAATATTTACAATTTCTTTACAAGGTAAAGCCGCTTCTTTACTGCATATTTACTTAGAATGGAGCTAATATAAAGGTGTAGTAATTAATTTATCACGAGAAAGAGGGGATACAAATGGCTGACTTATGGTTAGCTGGAGGGATCACGGTTCTTCTACTTTTATACTTAGTTTACGCATTAATGAGACCGGAGGAGTTTTAATATGACTAATGATATAATGATGTTCGCCTTTTACATTGTGGTTTTGCTACTGTTAGCTCTACCCCTTGGAAAATATATGGCAAAAGTATTTTCGCAAGAAAAAACTATTTTTGACTTTGTGTTAAAACCTATAGAAAAAGTAATTTATCGGATCACCGGAGTAAAAGAAACCGAAGAAATGAATTGGAAGCAGTATGCTGTTACTTTAATTATTTTTAACCTATTCGGTATGATTTTGGTTTATCTGATTCAAGTATGGCAGGATATTCTGCCATTCAATCCTGAACAACTATCTGGAGTTGATCCGTGGCATTTGGCTTTGAATACGGCAGTAAGTTTTATGACGAATACAAATTGGCAGTCTTATTCTCCAGAAACCACAATGAGTTATTTTACGCAAATGACTGTATTAACAGTACAAAATTTTCTTTCCGCAGCAACTGGCCTTACGGTAGCAGTAGCCTTAATTAGAGGTCTTACTCGTAAGGATGCTAAAACAATCGGCAATTTTTGGGTTGATATGGTACGTAGTATTATGTGGGTGTTGCTGCCTCTAGCGATAATTTCTTCTACCATCCTTGTAGAAGAAGGTGTGCTGCAAAATTTATCACCTTATGTAACCGTTCAAACGCTGGATGGTGCTGATCAAAAATTGGCTATGGGGCCTGTAGCTTCTCAGGAAGCGATCAAGATGTTGGGGACCAATGGCGGTGGGTTTTTTAACGCCAATTCGGCCCATCCTTTTGAAAATCCGACTCCTGTAAGTAATTTTATCGAGATGCTCAGTATATTCCTGATTCCTGCTGGGTTGGTATTTACTTTTGGACATATGGTAGGCGATAAGCGTCAAGGTTATTCGATTATTGCTTCTATGATTCTGCTGTTCATTATTATGCTTGGTACTCTATATACAAGTGAGTTAAACGGGAACCCCATTCTGAGTTCTATAGGCGTAAGTAGTCCCACGTCTATGGAAGGTAAAGAAGTTCGTTTTGGCATAGGGGGATCGGCACTCTTTGCTACAGTTACCACAGCTGCTTCCTGTGGTGCGGTCAATAGTATGCATGATAGCTTTACACCCCTCGGCGGTCTAATTACAATGTTGCAGATTAAGCTGGGGGAGGTAATTTTGGGCGGCGTAGGCGCAGGCTTCTATGGCATGATGATGTTTGTTATCATCACCGTCTTCATTGTCGGCCTAATGGTTGGAAGAACCCCTGAATACCTTGGTAAAAAAATCGAAGCATGGGAAACAAAAATGGCAACGATTGCTATCTTGATTCCCTCGGTTATCATTCTCATTGGTTCCGGTATTGCATCAGTGATTGACCAAGGTACATCGGCCCTTACAAATTCTGGTCCCCACGGTTTGAGTGAAATTCTCTACGCATTTGCCTCTGCTGCAGGGAATAACGGTAGCGCTTTTGCGGGGCTGAGTGCCAATACACCTTTCTATAACTTAATGCTGGCATTCAATATGGTTGTAGGGCGCTTCGGTGTGATTATTCCCACTCTTGCGATAGCAGGCAGTATGGCTGCAAAGAAGATATCGCCGCCAGGGCCTGGAACATTCCCTACTACTGGCTGGTTATTTGTTGTTTTGCTAGTGGGCGTAGTTTTAATCGTCGGAGCCCTAACATTCTTACCAGTGCTATCATTGGGGCCGATTGTTGAACATTTGTTAATGCTAAAAGGTACAACGTTCTAAAAGGAGAGTAGAAATTATGAGTACTCGCGAGAGTTTTAATAAGGAAATACTTGGCGTGGCAATCCGTGATGCCTTTCGAAAGCTAAATCCGGCGACACAATTCAGAAACCCGGTAATGTTTATCGTGTATATTGGTTCGTTTTTAACCACTGGTTTAATGATACGGGATATCTTGGGAGGAAATACAGCCCATGTTGGGTTTTCCCTGCAAATAGCCTTATGGTTATGGTTTACCGTATTATTTGCTAATTTTGCCGAGGCCGTTGCTGAAGGTAGAGGCAAGGCCCAAGCCCAAGCACTACGAAATACAAGAACCCAAACGAAAGCAAATAAAGTAGTTGATAATACAACGAAACAGGTAGACGCTGCAGATCTGCGTAAAGGTGATCTAGTAATGGTAAAACCTGGTGAATTTATTCCTGGTGATGGTGAAATTGTGGAAGGTATGGCTTCTGTAGATGAAAGCGCGATTACCGGAGAATCTGCTCCTGTAATCCGTGAATCAGGTGGAGATAAATCAGCTGTAACTGGTGGTACACGGGTATTGTCTGATTGGATTAAAGTACAAATCACTGCTAACCCAGGCGAAACATTCCTTGATCGTATGATTGCGCTGGTTGAAGGTGCCAAAAGGCAGAAAACTCCTAATGAAATAGCCCTTACCATTTTACTAGTTGGTTTAACCCTCATTTTTTTGGTTGCTGTAGCCACAATTGAGCCATTTGCGGTTTATTCCGGCACATTAATACCAATTCTAATTTTGATTTCTTTGTTAGTTTGCCTTATTCCCACGACGATCGGCGGATTACTAAGTTCTATCGGGATTGCTGGTATGGATCGTCTTTTGAAAAGAAACGTATTGGCAATGTCCGGACGTGCTGTTGAAGCTGCGGGTGATGTTAACGTATTGTTATTGGATAAAACAGGCACCATTACACTAGGCAATCGGATGGCAACGGAATTTATTCCTGCACCTGGCGTAGATAAAACTCAGCTTGCTGACAGTGCTCAATTATCCTCCCTTGCAGATGAAACTCCTGAGGGACGTAGTATCGTTGTATTAGCAAAAGAGAAATATAATTTGAGAGAACGTGATTTGCAGGCATTAGGTGCAGAGTTTATTCCCTTTACGGCGCAGACGAGAATGAGCGGAGTGAATATAAAGGGAAAACAGATTCGCAAAGGATCCATGGATGCCATTCAAAGATATATGACTGAACAGGGGGGCATGTTCCCAGAAACGGTAAAAAGCGATTGCGAAAAAATTGCCAAAGCAGGCGGTACTCCTCTGGTAGTTGTTCAGGGAACCCAAGTCCTTGGGACAGTTTACCTAAAAGATATTGTTAAAGGCGGGATTAAAGAACGCTTTAAAGATTTGCGGCAAATGGGTATCAAAACAGTAATGATTACAGGGGATAATCCTCTTACCGCCGCTGCTATTGCGGCTGAAGCCGGAGTCGATGACTTCTTGGCTGAAGCTACGCCTGAAGCTAAATTAGCATTGATTCGTGAATATCAGGAAAAAGGTATGCTGGTAGCTATGACGGGAGATGGAACCAATGATGCTCCGGCACTAGCCCAAGCGGATGTGGGTGTAGCCATGAACAGTGGTACCCAAGCCGCAAAAGAAGCTGGTAACATGGTTGATCTTGATAGCAATCCGACAAAACTAATTGAAATCGTAGAAATTGGCAAGCAACTTTTGATGACCCGAGGAGCACTGACAACTTTCAGTATTGCTAATGACGTGGCTAAATATTTTGCGATCATTCCAGCTATGTTTCTAGCGGCATATCCGGAAATGAACGTCTTTAATATCATGCATCTGGCTACATCGGAGAGTGCTATTTTAAGTGCGGTAATCTTTAATGCCCTTGTTATTGTAGCTCTTATTCCGTTAGCCTTACGTGGCGTAAAATACCAGCCCTTAGGAGCAAGTGTAATTCTTAGAAGAAACCTACTGATTTATGGTCTTGGTGGGCTGATTGTACCGTTTATCGGCATTAAAATCATTGATATGATTATTGTTGCCTTGGGATTGGTATAACTTCTTTGATGCCCTTCTAGGAAATGTTAATTTATTGAGAGGAAGCGAACGAATTATGTTAAAACAAATGTTAAATGCATTTGCCATGCTGCTAGTTTTTACTGTCATTACCGGCTTGGCTTATCCTTTAGCCATGACTGGGGTGGCACAGGCTCTATTTCCCTTCCAGGCTAACGGATCCATCATTGTCCATGATGGTAAGCCTATTGGATCAGCACTAATCGGACAAAACTTTACAAGTGCTAAGTATTTTCATGGTCGTCCTTCAGCGGCAGGGACAGATGGTTATGATGCTACCAGTTCTGGTGGTTCTAACCTTGGACCGACTAGTAAAAAACTAGTTGATACAGTCACAGACAATATTATAAAAGCCCGTGATGAAAACCAGCTTGATGAACAAAAACTGATTCCAGCTGATCTAGTTTTGGCTTCGGGCAGTGGACTTGATCCGGATATTTCTCCTGCAGCAGCCTACTTACAGGTAGCGAGGGTAAGCAAAGAAAGGGAATTATCTGGTGATGAAATACGTAGGTTGGTAGATAGCCACGTGAAAGTTCCTCAGTTAGGCATCTTCGGTGAGCCAAGGGTTAATGTGCTTGAACTCAACTTGGCACTAGATAGGTTAAAAAAGTGAATAATAAGAAATGAACCACTAAGACACAATGCCGCTGTCGTGGCACACAAAGGGGTTAAAAACACGAATGGTTAAAAAAACCTTTGTGTACTTTGTGTCTTTGTGGTTCAATTGTTTTAGAATGATTAAGATAATGGAGGCAATGACATGCCTGAGGAAAGTAAAGAAAAAAAACGTCCAGATCCTGATGTCTTATTAACGAAGCTAAATAAAGAAAATAGAGGTAAGCTGACGGTGTTTTTAGGTGCAGCTGCTGGTGTTGGTAAAACATATACTATGTTGGAGACTGCCCATGAGATGTTGGCTTCTGGTGTAGATGTTGTGATTGGTTGGGTAGAGACTCATAAACGTGTGGAAACAGAAAAAATGGTGGAGGGTTTACCTCGTTTGCCAGCAAGGGAAATTGAGCACCGAGGTAGGACCTTGCATGAAATGGATATTGATGCAATTTTGGCGCGTAGACCGAAAGTAGTGTTAGTTGATGAACTGGCCCATACGAATGTGGCTGGTTCTCGCCATGTCCGTAGATTTCAGGATGTAGAAGAAATATTAAATGCAGGTATTGATGTATCTACGACACTAAATATTCAACATATTGAAAGTTTAAATGATATTGTCGCTCAAATTACAGGGGTAACAGTACGGGAAACGGTGCCTGATAGTATTGTGGAACAGGCTGACCAAGTGCAATTGATTGATATTCCCCCCAATGAGCTCATTAAGCGTTTGAAGGAAGGCAAAATATATTTACCTCACCAAGCAGAATTGGCGTTGAATAAATTTTTCCGCCCCGGAAATATTAATGCCCTGCGGGAGCTGTCTCTTCGCTTTACAGCATATCGGGTAGATAAAGAATTAAATCAATACATGCAGGAACATGATATTCCTGGACCTTGGCCAGCAGGTGAACGGGTGATGGTTTGTGTAAGTTCTAGTCCCTTTTCGGCTCAACTGATTCGGGCGGCGCGGCGATTGGCTCGTGGCTTACAGGCTGAATTGTTGGCTGTACATATTGATACACCAAGACGTCTAGAGCTTAGCGAGAAAGAACGGGATCGTATTTTTCGCAATATGCGTCTGGCAGAAGAATTAGGAGCTAAAACGATTAGTGTCGTTGGTACAGATCTGACTGAAGAAATTCTAGCTATGACACGGGAGCATAATGTCACTCATCTGGTAGTTGGTAAACCACTACGCGGGCGTATCTGGGAGTGGTTAAATGGCGGGGCAGTGGTAAATAAACTCATCCGTTATAGTGGTGGTGTTAATATTCATGTTATTCAGGGTAACACAGAGGTAAAGGATGAGCCCAAAGTTAAAACATTAGCAACAAAAGCAACAATTCCTTTATGGAATTATATGGCTGGTGTACTAATGATTTTCTTGGTTACTGTTGGTAATTGGCTGTGGCGTGAATATATTGAGTCTATACATATGATGTTATATTTATTGCCGGTACTTTGGTCGGCAGTATGGTGGGGGAAGGGGCCATCTTATGTGGTGGCATTAGTCAGTGTGTTACTTTTTGATTTTTTCTTTATTCCACCTTTTTTTAGTTTTAGCATATCAGATCTTCGTTATCTGTGGAGTTTACCGCTTTTTCTCTTAGTATCTTTTACCATCGGCGGACAAACTGAAAAACTTCGGCTAGAGGCTAGGTTAGCTAGGCAGCGGGAAAAAACTACACGAGCACTCTATTCTTTCAGTCGTGAGATTGCAGCAGTTGTGGACGTCCAGGCAATTATAGGCATTTTGGTAGAGCAAGCATGGCAGACACTGGAACGACCTGTAGCAGTATTTCTACCCCAGGATAATGGTACTTTACTGTTGGCCGCTGAAGCAGGGATCAAGGAAAGTGGTATTGATACAAGTGAGCAGGCAGTGGCTATTTGGGCGTATGAGCATGGGGAAATTGCTGGACGTTGTACAGAAACTCTTCCAGGTGCTAGATACATGTATTTACCATTAACGACTAGTAATAACACGGTTGGCGTCTTAGGGATTCGGATTCAGGAAAAAATGCTTACTCCTGTGCAAAGGAGATTGATGGAAGCATGGGCAGGCTTGGCAGCGATTGCTGTGGAACGGGTTAATTTAGCCGATCAAGCCAGGCGCGCTGCCTTATTAGTAGAATCAGATCAATTACGTACTGCCTTATTCAATTCTATTTCCCATGAACTCAGGACACCATTGGCATCGATAATCGGAGCAATTTCTGGTCTTTTAGACGTAGAAGGTATATATTCAGGAGAAGATAGAAAAGAATTGTTAGAAACAGTGAAAGAAGGGGCAAATCGCATGGATCGTCTGGTGGCCAATCTTCTGGATACTGCTCGATTAGAAAGTGGTATGATGCAG containing:
- a CDS encoding sensor histidine kinase KdpD, which gives rise to MPEESKEKKRPDPDVLLTKLNKENRGKLTVFLGAAAGVGKTYTMLETAHEMLASGVDVVIGWVETHKRVETEKMVEGLPRLPAREIEHRGRTLHEMDIDAILARRPKVVLVDELAHTNVAGSRHVRRFQDVEEILNAGIDVSTTLNIQHIESLNDIVAQITGVTVRETVPDSIVEQADQVQLIDIPPNELIKRLKEGKIYLPHQAELALNKFFRPGNINALRELSLRFTAYRVDKELNQYMQEHDIPGPWPAGERVMVCVSSSPFSAQLIRAARRLARGLQAELLAVHIDTPRRLELSEKERDRIFRNMRLAEELGAKTISVVGTDLTEEILAMTREHNVTHLVVGKPLRGRIWEWLNGGAVVNKLIRYSGGVNIHVIQGNTEVKDEPKVKTLATKATIPLWNYMAGVLMIFLVTVGNWLWREYIESIHMMLYLLPVLWSAVWWGKGPSYVVALVSVLLFDFFFIPPFFSFSISDLRYLWSLPLFLLVSFTIGGQTEKLRLEARLARQREKTTRALYSFSREIAAVVDVQAIIGILVEQAWQTLERPVAVFLPQDNGTLLLAAEAGIKESGIDTSEQAVAIWAYEHGEIAGRCTETLPGARYMYLPLTTSNNTVGVLGIRIQEKMLTPVQRRLMEAWAGLAAIAVERVNLADQARRAALLVESDQLRTALFNSISHELRTPLASIIGAISGLLDVEGIYSGEDRKELLETVKEGANRMDRLVANLLDTARLESGMMQLKIDWCDIEDITGIALRRVEESLNGRSLLVRIPADLPLVKADCVLVEQVLVNLLDNACKYSALGSEIVITASQDEKVVQVSVADRGPGIPSEYLTRVFDKFYRVEQPKNVSGTGLGLSICKGIIEAHGGTIHAENRPGGGTVMIFALPCDKQPPSNMV